The following proteins are co-located in the Brachybacterium sacelli genome:
- a CDS encoding class I SAM-dependent methyltransferase, with amino-acid sequence MPDSSTPPDRTHPPVPPISARDEPRFGSVERKGALAAAFHDQGADYDRLRPGYPGPVLEAILARLPGERADDGATVHDVDPTAPTDVALPPRPRAIDLGAGTGKLSWALVERGLDVTAVDTSRAMLAAALRRVPTPAAGPNSTPGLLATHRASAEDTGLPAASAELVTVAQAWHWFDASAASEEVTRLLAPGGVLALVWNMLDVTIPWVHRLSRIMHAGDIHREDFLPTVGPGLTLLARGVHEWQDPMPTQDIIDLARTRSYVLTATEERRDAVLANLDWYLHEHLGHARGDVVGLPYRTDWFLYRPTEA; translated from the coding sequence GTGCCAGACTCCTCGACCCCTCCCGATCGGACGCACCCGCCGGTCCCTCCGATCTCGGCGCGCGACGAGCCCCGCTTCGGCAGCGTCGAGCGGAAGGGGGCGCTGGCCGCGGCCTTCCACGACCAGGGCGCGGACTACGACCGCCTGCGTCCGGGGTACCCGGGGCCCGTGCTCGAGGCGATCCTGGCCCGGCTGCCAGGGGAGCGGGCCGACGACGGCGCGACCGTGCACGACGTCGACCCCACAGCGCCCACGGACGTCGCTCTGCCCCCGCGTCCCCGCGCGATCGACCTCGGCGCAGGCACCGGGAAGCTCTCCTGGGCGCTGGTGGAGCGCGGCCTCGACGTCACGGCCGTGGACACCAGCCGCGCCATGCTCGCGGCCGCTCTGCGCCGCGTCCCGACGCCTGCCGCGGGCCCGAACTCGACGCCCGGTCTCCTCGCCACTCACCGCGCCTCGGCCGAGGACACCGGCCTCCCCGCCGCCTCGGCCGAGCTGGTCACCGTCGCCCAGGCCTGGCACTGGTTCGACGCGAGTGCGGCCTCCGAGGAGGTCACGCGACTGCTGGCGCCGGGTGGCGTCCTCGCGCTGGTGTGGAACATGCTCGACGTGACGATCCCGTGGGTGCACCGCCTCTCGCGGATCATGCACGCCGGTGACATCCATCGCGAGGATTTCCTGCCCACCGTCGGCCCCGGCCTCACCCTGCTCGCACGCGGCGTGCACGAGTGGCAGGACCCGATGCCCACCCAGGACATCATCGACCTCGCCCGCACCCGCAGTTACGTCCTCACGGCGACCGAGGAGCGCCGCGATGCAGTGCTCGCCAACCTCGACTGGTACCTGCACGAGCACCTCGGGCACGCCCGCGGCGACGTCGTCGGTCTCCCGTACCGCACCGACTGGTTCCTCTACCGGCCGACGGAGGCCTGA
- a CDS encoding ABC transporter ATP-binding protein — protein sequence MTAAPARDSSRLGTEVATDESALHTVRRGLSLTPDALHGLWITILLAVIATAGKVVVPIAVQAILDRGIIAPETPDVAFVAGAAGLAAFVLLATATCNIVMNRRLFRLAETSLATLRKRAFRHIHDLSLLTQGTEQRGALVSRVTSDVDTVSQFMSFGGIMLVVMSMQLVLATAVMVFYSWPLAIVVWICYLPILLVMGTLQRRIRVRFQQVRTEVGRMLGAVSEALVGSATVRAYGVEARTRGTQTARVRDVRDAQFSVLKPQSASFFLSETADGLATAVVVVVGILLGTEALGISLSGADLTAGGVIAFVFLVSLFSQPVRMGIEMLMQAQNAVAGWRRVLGVLDTPADVADPGGALDPRTGIRSAPVAGATPLPEGLLDIEIRDLRYSYPTGPEVLHGISVDIPARSRIAIVGETGSGKTTFAKLLTRMMDPAGGELSIGGIPLHLIPYSSLRSRVIMVPQEGFLFDTTVAGNLAYGAPDATAADMRRALDELGLGTWADELPEGLDTPVGQRGESLSAGERQLVALARAYLADPDVIVLDEATSAVDPAADVRLQQAIDGLARGRTTITIAHRLSTAERADRIMVLDHGDLVEHGTHDELVELTGGIYAGLHRSWVAHRRSR from the coding sequence ATGACCGCCGCTCCCGCCCGCGACTCCTCACGACTGGGCACCGAGGTCGCGACCGACGAGTCCGCCCTGCACACCGTCCGCCGCGGGCTCTCGCTGACCCCCGACGCCCTGCACGGCCTGTGGATCACGATCCTGCTCGCCGTCATCGCCACCGCCGGCAAGGTGGTGGTCCCGATCGCGGTGCAGGCCATCCTCGACCGCGGCATCATCGCGCCCGAGACGCCGGACGTCGCCTTCGTCGCCGGTGCCGCGGGACTGGCGGCCTTCGTGCTGCTGGCCACGGCGACCTGCAACATCGTCATGAACCGGCGACTGTTCCGCCTGGCCGAGACCTCGCTGGCGACCCTGCGCAAGCGCGCGTTCCGCCACATCCACGACCTGTCCCTGCTCACCCAGGGCACCGAGCAGCGTGGCGCCCTGGTCTCCCGCGTGACCAGCGACGTCGACACCGTCAGCCAGTTCATGAGCTTCGGCGGCATCATGCTGGTGGTGATGAGCATGCAGCTCGTCCTCGCCACCGCGGTGATGGTCTTCTACTCCTGGCCGCTGGCGATCGTGGTGTGGATCTGCTACTTGCCGATCCTGCTGGTCATGGGCACGCTGCAGCGCCGCATCCGGGTCCGCTTCCAGCAGGTGCGCACCGAGGTCGGGCGGATGCTCGGCGCCGTCTCGGAGGCCCTGGTCGGCTCCGCCACCGTGCGCGCCTACGGCGTCGAGGCCCGCACCCGTGGCACCCAGACCGCTCGCGTCCGCGACGTGCGCGACGCCCAGTTCTCCGTGCTGAAACCCCAGTCGGCCTCCTTCTTCCTCTCGGAGACCGCCGACGGGCTGGCCACCGCCGTCGTCGTCGTGGTCGGCATCCTGCTGGGCACCGAGGCGCTGGGGATCTCGCTGTCGGGCGCGGACCTCACCGCCGGCGGCGTGATCGCCTTCGTCTTCCTGGTCTCCCTGTTCAGCCAGCCCGTGCGCATGGGCATCGAGATGCTGATGCAGGCGCAGAACGCCGTGGCCGGCTGGCGGCGCGTGCTCGGCGTGCTCGACACCCCGGCCGACGTCGCCGATCCCGGCGGGGCTCTGGACCCCCGCACCGGCATCCGCTCCGCGCCCGTGGCCGGCGCGACGCCGCTGCCGGAGGGCCTGCTGGACATCGAGATCCGCGACCTGCGCTATTCCTACCCGACCGGGCCCGAGGTGCTGCACGGCATCAGCGTCGACATCCCCGCCCGCAGCCGCATCGCGATCGTCGGGGAGACGGGCAGCGGCAAGACCACCTTCGCCAAGCTGCTGACCCGCATGATGGACCCGGCCGGCGGCGAGCTCTCGATCGGCGGGATCCCGCTGCACCTGATCCCGTACTCCTCGCTGCGCTCGCGCGTGATCATGGTGCCGCAGGAGGGGTTCCTCTTCGACACCACGGTCGCCGGCAACCTGGCCTACGGCGCCCCCGACGCCACCGCGGCGGACATGCGTCGCGCCCTGGACGAGCTGGGACTGGGCACCTGGGCCGACGAGCTGCCCGAGGGCCTGGACACCCCCGTCGGCCAGCGCGGCGAGTCCCTGAGCGCGGGGGAGCGGCAGCTGGTGGCGCTGGCTCGCGCCTACCTCGCCGATCCCGACGTGATCGTGCTCGACGAGGCCACCAGCGCCGTGGACCCGGCGGCCGACGTGCGGCTCCAGCAGGCGATCGACGGCCTCGCCCGCGGCCGCACCACGATCACCATCGCCCATCGGCTCTCCACCGCGGAGCGGGCGGACCGGATCATGGTGCTCGACCACGGCGACCTCGTCGAGCACGGCACCCATGACGAGCTGGTCGAGCTCACCGGCGGCATCTACGCTGGACTGCACCGCTCCTGGGTGGCTCACCGCCGGTCGCGCTGA
- a CDS encoding WXG100 family type VII secretion target, protein MSGFFGADTEALREHADRIRTGSGRLEDLRDTLSSQVSSVEWVGPDADTFRDDFTGRVSGLFDRAAADLDARRTDLEQHAEEQDQVSEPGGEGGGGGGDGSFGDALSDLLANPLTSVLSTGLTTTLAGLSVWEGIKQGRNLVALRQAMNTAGDAARSAQTFIRSGMVDDAAGMLGKLGTAGRFLGGAGGVFSIASGISDMVNPPHDGWRGVGDRVAGGLSVVSGAGGLAVALGAGAALGPVGLGVVAAAGIGAGLWAAGNAIYDNWDSITSFAGDAAGAVGDFASDAGDAVGEAADAVGDAVGDATDAVGDFVGGIF, encoded by the coding sequence ATGAGCGGCTTCTTCGGCGCGGACACCGAGGCGCTTCGCGAGCACGCCGACCGGATCCGGACGGGTTCGGGGCGGCTCGAGGATCTCCGTGACACCCTCTCCTCGCAGGTCTCCTCCGTCGAATGGGTCGGCCCTGACGCCGACACCTTCCGCGATGACTTCACCGGGCGCGTCTCCGGACTGTTCGACCGGGCCGCCGCCGACCTCGACGCCCGACGCACGGACCTGGAGCAGCACGCCGAGGAGCAGGACCAGGTCAGCGAGCCCGGTGGCGAGGGCGGCGGAGGCGGCGGCGACGGCTCCTTCGGCGACGCCCTCTCCGACCTGCTGGCCAACCCTCTGACCAGCGTGCTCAGCACCGGGCTCACCACCACCCTGGCCGGCCTCTCCGTCTGGGAGGGCATCAAGCAGGGGCGCAACCTGGTCGCACTGCGCCAGGCGATGAACACGGCGGGGGACGCCGCCCGATCCGCCCAGACCTTCATCCGCTCCGGGATGGTCGACGACGCCGCGGGGATGCTCGGCAAGCTCGGCACCGCAGGGCGCTTCCTCGGCGGCGCCGGCGGCGTGTTCAGCATCGCCAGCGGGATCAGCGACATGGTCAACCCGCCGCACGACGGGTGGCGGGGCGTCGGCGATCGCGTCGCGGGTGGGCTCAGCGTCGTCAGCGGCGCCGGCGGGCTCGCCGTCGCACTCGGCGCGGGCGCGGCCCTCGGACCGGTCGGACTGGGCGTCGTCGCCGCCGCGGGCATCGGCGCCGGACTGTGGGCGGCAGGCAATGCGATCTACGACAACTGGGACTCGATCACCTCCTTCGCCGGGGACGCCGCCGGTGCCGTCGGCGACTTCGCCAGCGACGCGGGTGACGCCGTCGGCGAAGCGGCCGACGCCGTGGGGGACGCGGTCGGAGACGCGACCGATGCGGTCGGCGACTTCGTCGGCGGGATCTTCTGA